Within the Streptomyces sp. Alt3 genome, the region CCCTCCTTACGGGAAAGTTCCCCGGCTGTGCGCTGGTTGCCGCGCAAGTTGTAGCAGTAGATCGCGTCGAACTCGTTCACCAGGGAGAGGCGCAGTCCGTCGGCTGTGTTGCCGTCGATGTAGCCGCCGTTGGAGACAAAGGCGACTACGCCCTCGTCTTGAACGCGGTCGGAAGCCCAGCGGATAGCACGGATATAAGAGTCGTACAGCGACGTCTTGAGAGTGGCTGTGGACTGAGCGACATAAGTCTGTGCAATGCGCCTGTCTAGCGTCTCGTACTTGAGGTTCTTGTTGTCGTCGTTCTGGCTGTCCTGTCCCGCCGAGTACGGGGGGTTGCCGATGACGACGGTGATGGGCTGGGTCTTCTGCTTTTTGGCGCGTTCGCTGTTGCCTTCGAACACGTCCATGCCGTCGAGCCTCGCTGCGCCGCCCTCAGCGAGTTGGAAGGTGTCAGTGAGGACGATGCCTTCGAAGGGCTGGTAGTCGCCGCCGGCGAGGTCGTGGAAGGCGGCTTCGATGTTGATGGCGGCGATGTAGTACGCGAGGAGCACGATCTCGTTGGCGTGGAGCTCGCTGGTGTACTTGCGCAGGAGGTCTTCGGGCTTGATGAGGCCGGACTGCAGCAGGCGGACGGGGAAGGTGCCGGTGCCGACGAAGGGGTCGATGATCTGGACGCCCTCGTCGGACAGGGACTTGCCGAGGTGCTTGGTCAGGGCCTGGTCGGTGGCGCGGAGGATGAAGTCGACGACCTCGACCGGGGTGTAGACGATGCCCAGGGCCTCGGCTGCCTTCTTTGTCGCAGTTTTGAAGAACTTGTCGTAAAGCTCGACGATGACGCGCTGGCGGCCTTCGTGGTTGTCGATGCCCTCCGCGCGCATCCGCACCGAGTCGTAGAAGCGCTCGAGGGTTTTGGTCTCGGCGTCGAGGCCTTGGTCGTCGAGGATGTCGAGGATGCCCTGCATGGCCTTGGAGACCGGGTTGTGCTGGGCGAAGCCGTAGTCCTTGAAGAGGGCGTCGAAGACGGGCTTGGTGATGATGTGCTGGGCGAGCATGTCGATCGCCATGTCGCTGCTCACGTCGGGGTTTATGGTGGCCCGCAGCTCGGTGACGAATTCCTCGAAGGCGGCCCGCTTGTCGGGCAGTGCGAGCGCTGCCTTGATGCGGGTGACGTGGCGTTCGGCGATCTCAGCGACGTTCTTGGCCCAGGTTTCCCAGTAGTGGCGCTCGCCGACCTTGTCGACGATGCGGGCGTAGATGGCGTTACGCCAGTCACTGATGGAGAACAGGGCGTCCTGGACGTGCTGGGCGCTCTGGGCTTCCTTGTCCTTGGCGGTGTCCGCGGTGCTGGAGCCGTCCTTGTCACCGAACGTCTCGTCGCCCGGGCCGATGTGCCCGATGCCGATGATGTCGGGCTTCTTCTTGTTGAGCTCGATCTGGTTGACGGTCGCGTTGAAGCGGTCGTCGTGGGCGCGCAGCGCCTGGAGGACCTGCCAGACGGTCTTGAAGCGATCGTTCTTTGCGAGGGCTTGTTCCGGGCTCATCCCGGCGGGGACGGCGACGGGCAGGATGATGTAGCCGTAGTTCTTGCCCGGTGCGATGCGCATGACGCGTCCGACCGACTGGACGACGTCGACGACGGAGTTGCGGGGGTTGAGGAAGAGCACTGCGTCCAGGCTGGGGACGTCGACGCCTTCGGACAGGCAGCGGGCGTTGGACAGGATGCGGGCCTGGTTCTGGCCGGGGTCTTGCTTGAGCCAGTCCAGGAGCCGGTTGCGCCGAAGGATGTTGTAGGTGCCGTCGACGTGGTCGACCTCGCAGCGCAGGATCTCGTCGTCTGAGTCTTCGTAGGCGTCGACGACCTGGGTGAAGCGTTCGGTGAACTCCTGGGAGGCGGCGATGGAGCGGGAGAACGCGACGGCCCGCTTCATGGGGGCTTCGTCCTCGCCGAAGCCGGAGCCGTCGGCGAAGGTGCCGGTGCGCTTGGCCATCGCGTTCCAGCAACCGATGATCTTCGCGGCGTCGTCGATCCGCAGTTCGGAGTCTCCGCCGGCGAGGCCCTCCTGGAGGGTCTTGGCGACCACGTCTTCGTCCACGGTGAGGATGAGGACCTTGTAGTCGGTGAGCAAGCCTTGCTCGACAGCCTTGCCGAAGCCCAGGCGGTGGAACTCGGGACCGTACTGGACCTCGTTGTCCATCGAGGCGACGGCCGCCTCCGCGTTCTTGGCGTCCTGCTTGGTGTCGTCGCTGTACACACGCGGGGTCGCGGTCATGTACAGGCGGTGGTCGGCGCCGATGAAGTTGTCATCGTGGACGCGGACGAACGAGGACTCGTTGTACCCGGACAGGGTGACCCCGGTGGTGCGGTGGGCCTCGTCGCACAGGATCAGGTCGAACCGCGGCAGGCCCTTCTTCTGGGCGGCCGAGACCGTCGCGATCGACTGGTACGTGGAGAAGACCACCGTCAGGCCCGGCGTGGCCTCGACACTGGCCATCTGCGCGACCAGCCGCTCCGGGTCCGTGGTCGCCGGCAGAGCCAGGTCATGGGTGGCCATGTCCTGGTCATCGCCATCCTTCGCCTTCTGCTTGCCGACCTTCGTGTCGGAGCAGACGGCGAAGGCGCGCAGCGAAACCTCGGCCTCGTAGGACCACTCGCGCAGCGACTGCGACAGCAAAGCGATGGAAGGAACCATGAACAGAACGGTGGTGTGGTCGCCCTGCCCGGAGGCGGCACGCTCCTGCTGCAGACGCTCCGCGATCTTCAGGCTGGTGAAGGTCTTGCCCGTGCCGCAGGCCATGATCAGCTTGCCGCGCTCGTGCTCGGCGAAGCCCGCGAAGACGTCCTCGACCGCAGCACTCTGATGCGAACGCAGCGCCTTCTTCGACCGCAGAGTCATCTCGACCTCGTGATCCACCCCGGCTGAGGGCAGGTGCCACTCCACCGGGCTGTCCGCGATGTCGGACAGCCCGACCCGGGTGACGAAAACCTGCTGGTCGGCGAGCGCAGCTTCCGCGTTGTCGCTCCACTTGTCGGTGGTGGAGATGATCATCCGCCGGGTGAACGCACCCTTGCCGGAGGCGGTGAAGAAGGAATCGATGTCCTCCTTGCGGATCGTGTGGTGCGGCTCGTAAAACTTGCACTGGATGGCGCAGAACCCGCCCGTCTCACGGTCCTGGGCCACCAGGTCGATGCCCGTGTCCCGCTTGTCGTGCTCCGCACCCGGCCAGTCGGACCACATCCACACGCGGCTGAACTGCTCGGTCCACTGCGGGTCGGTGCTCAGGTACCGGACCATGAGCTCCTCGAAGCGGGTGCCGCGGTCCCGGTTCACGGCGAAGCCGTCACGGATTGCCTTGAGTACGTCGTGCACGGTCGTCGTGGTACCAGTCAACGCGCTTCCCACCCCACTGCGGTCCCAGCGCGCCGCTCACGCACCGGAAGATCAATGCCGAAAATATGCGCAATTCTATGGGTCAAGGGCATGATCCAGAACCGGAACAGTACGTGACACCGGGGAGGACCGACGGTTGCTCCCAGGCCGGATGTGACCGGTCATATTGCTGTCGAGACAGAGGTCTTCGGCGTCCGGCAGTGTCCCCGCCCTACCCGGTGCTCGGCGCCCTGTCACACCTACCCTTGGGTGACATCTTTGAGTTGCACTCTTGTGCTCAACCCAAGGGTTGCGGCATTCTCGAGACATGACAGAGAAGAAGCCCCGCCTCATCCCCACCGGCACGTGCTGGTGCGGGTGCGAGAAGGAAGTCGGCCTCGGCAAGTTCTTCGCCCCGGGCCATGACAAGGTCGCCGAAGCCGCCCTCGTCGCCGTCAAGTACGGCTCCTCCGTGCCCGAGTTCCTCCACACCCACGGGTACGGCCCCCACCACTCCGTCAGCCGCGCCGCCGTCGACGCCGGCGTCTGGGAAGAGTGCCACGAGTGCTCCACCAAGCCCGGCTACCGAGGGACACGGGAGAGCATCAAAAACCACAAGCGCAAGTACCACCAGGAGCAGTGAAGACCATGACCATTGCGCAGACCCTGGAAAAGCCCATCCGCGCCCTAGGAGGCACCTGGGACACCCAGCGCGCCGTCACGGCCCTCCGCGACGCCGGCCACGGCCACGGCGACCAGCGACAGCAGGAGAAGCGAGCCCGCAGCGCCCTCCGCGACCTCGCCACAGCCGGCGTCCTCAAAAAACCGAACTGGACAGCGCCACCTACCGGCTCACCATTCCTGCCACGGATAAGCACTGATCCTGGTGCGCCCTCGGCTACGCGCGGCGCAGCCGCACCTGCGCCCGGCGGCAGCATCAGCTACCTCGCAGAAGCGCCACCTCACCGCCCGAATCACCGCCCTTGCCGCTTCAGCCTGATGAGCAGCTCCTTCATGCACGTCTCCAGGGCGTCAGCGGCAAGGCCTTTGTCGGTCAGCTGATATCGGTACGGCTCGTAGCGGTCCTCCCGACCGCCGAGCCCACCAGACTGCGGGAACAGAATCCCGAAGATGCCCTGCGTCGCCCTCGCGGCCGTTGCCTCTGCGATCGTTGGCATGCGGCGGAGGAGCCCGAACTCCACGAGTGTCTGGCAGCTGTCCTCCCACGAGTCCCGAAGCAGATGGAAGTGCTCACGCTTCTTGGCGTACAGGTAGTTTCCGGACAGACGGTGCCTGGCCGGGAAATGGGCGCTCAGAAGGCGGAAGCTGAGCCAGGTGAAGATCTCCGATGGGTGGAGAACCTGCACCCACCCTTGGAGGAGGAAGTCGATCGGTATCTCGATCATCTGCTTGTCCACTGGCGGGACGGTGTAGTAATCGGGGGTGAGCGCGGCGGCTCCCCGCCCCGTTTCGTTCATCAGCCTGAAGGCCTGGTGGTCCCGGTACTTGCCTCC harbors:
- a CDS encoding DEAD/DEAH box helicase, which gives rise to MHDVLKAIRDGFAVNRDRGTRFEELMVRYLSTDPQWTEQFSRVWMWSDWPGAEHDKRDTGIDLVAQDRETGGFCAIQCKFYEPHHTIRKEDIDSFFTASGKGAFTRRMIISTTDKWSDNAEAALADQQVFVTRVGLSDIADSPVEWHLPSAGVDHEVEMTLRSKKALRSHQSAAVEDVFAGFAEHERGKLIMACGTGKTFTSLKIAERLQQERAASGQGDHTTVLFMVPSIALLSQSLREWSYEAEVSLRAFAVCSDTKVGKQKAKDGDDQDMATHDLALPATTDPERLVAQMASVEATPGLTVVFSTYQSIATVSAAQKKGLPRFDLILCDEAHRTTGVTLSGYNESSFVRVHDDNFIGADHRLYMTATPRVYSDDTKQDAKNAEAAVASMDNEVQYGPEFHRLGFGKAVEQGLLTDYKVLILTVDEDVVAKTLQEGLAGGDSELRIDDAAKIIGCWNAMAKRTGTFADGSGFGEDEAPMKRAVAFSRSIAASQEFTERFTQVVDAYEDSDDEILRCEVDHVDGTYNILRRNRLLDWLKQDPGQNQARILSNARCLSEGVDVPSLDAVLFLNPRNSVVDVVQSVGRVMRIAPGKNYGYIILPVAVPAGMSPEQALAKNDRFKTVWQVLQALRAHDDRFNATVNQIELNKKKPDIIGIGHIGPGDETFGDKDGSSTADTAKDKEAQSAQHVQDALFSISDWRNAIYARIVDKVGERHYWETWAKNVAEIAERHVTRIKAALALPDKRAAFEEFVTELRATINPDVSSDMAIDMLAQHIITKPVFDALFKDYGFAQHNPVSKAMQGILDILDDQGLDAETKTLERFYDSVRMRAEGIDNHEGRQRVIVELYDKFFKTATKKAAEALGIVYTPVEVVDFILRATDQALTKHLGKSLSDEGVQIIDPFVGTGTFPVRLLQSGLIKPEDLLRKYTSELHANEIVLLAYYIAAINIEAAFHDLAGGDYQPFEGIVLTDTFQLAEGGAARLDGMDVFEGNSERAKKQKTQPITVVIGNPPYSAGQDSQNDDNKNLKYETLDRRIAQTYVAQSTATLKTSLYDSYIRAIRWASDRVQDEGVVAFVSNGGYIDGNTADGLRLSLVNEFDAIYCYNLRGNQRTAGELSRKEGGKIFGSGSRSTVAVLILVKGGTAADSGEGCQLYYRDIGDYLNLEDKLRIVSGQALDTVEWQQITPSPEGDWVNQRDERFTTFQAIGEKEKALRERSVFVLHSNGLMTGRDSWVYNFSRPKLTENVKSTIDFYNEQVRGFEAHCEETALASPSAVDIDRYIDNDPKNISWNRPDKTNIAKGRRYAFDGQRLFTSTYRPFTKQHLYFDSQLNDIVSQLPRLFPTPEHENLGFYVVGEGSAVPFSVIMLDRLPDRHVTGAGSGGKFFPRYAYRELSTGDDLFASTEGTSDGDAYERVDNITDTALAGYRKTYPDLAITKDDVFYYTYGLLHSPEYRERFAADLKKSLPRIPKVRDFHGFAEAGRKLADLHINYEQAEPYKGIVKTVTGDASATPPSELYRVAKMKIPKIKGQADRSTIVYNTRVKLTNIPEEAYRYQLGARSAIEWIIDRYQVKVDKASEIVNDPNDWSDDPRYIIDLLKRIVTVSLETMKIIDNLPELDILE